One Methanobacterium sp. DNA window includes the following coding sequences:
- a CDS encoding HEAT repeat domain-containing protein, with product MDNLIKNLENEDIEIRKKATEEIGESRDPNGIEPLIKTFNDTNPEVRFQAAKSLGKIGKPAISPLIKALRSDKKGNIKKYVTLALKEIGDSSVVDTLIEVLNDKEFGVRKFAAKALGEIGDKKAIDPLIEKLNDEDWGVKMATLKALGDIGDERAIDPIKKARRAATGDKDLKKVANKALKKINK from the coding sequence ATGGATAATCTTATCAAAAATTTGGAAAATGAGGATATAGAAATTAGAAAAAAGGCTACAGAAGAAATTGGTGAATCCAGAGATCCAAATGGAATTGAACCATTAATTAAAACATTTAATGATACAAATCCTGAAGTAAGATTCCAAGCAGCTAAATCTCTGGGCAAAATTGGGAAACCTGCAATCAGCCCGCTTATTAAAGCTTTAAGGAGTGATAAAAAAGGAAATATTAAAAAATACGTAACTTTAGCCCTTAAAGAAATTGGTGACAGTAGTGTTGTGGACACATTAATAGAAGTTTTAAATGATAAAGAATTTGGAGTTCGTAAATTCGCAGCAAAAGCATTAGGTGAAATAGGTGATAAAAAAGCAATTGATCCCTTGATTGAAAAATTAAATGATGAAGATTGGGGTGTTAAAATGGCAACACTTAAAGCTCTTGGAGATATTGGTGATGAAAGAGCTATAGATCCAATAAAAAAGGCTAGACGAGCAGCTACAGGAGATAAAGATTTAAAAAAAGTTGCAAACAAAGCTTTAAAGAAAATAAATAAATGA
- a CDS encoding P-loop NTPase, protein MARVIVVASGKGGVGKTTIAANLGIALSVHGEDVIVLDLDIAMANLELILGLEDKPVTLQEVLAGKDIIHNAIYEGPGGVRIVPAGLSLFGLKDMKLERLEEVLEVLTEDIDILLIDAPGGLERDALAALEVANELILVTTPEITSLSDALKTKIVAEKLGIDILGVVINKMRTDKAFLTTDEIEVILNLPVISVIPDDPELNKASASGNSIFTRNPNSKTSKILMNLSATVIGEYTYENDLTSEGIVSKFFQSIYSKYVNVYKS, encoded by the coding sequence ATGGCAAGAGTAATAGTTGTAGCATCAGGAAAAGGCGGCGTAGGAAAAACAACAATAGCAGCAAACCTTGGAATAGCATTATCTGTTCATGGAGAAGATGTAATAGTGCTAGATCTTGATATAGCTATGGCAAATTTAGAATTAATCCTTGGTCTTGAAGATAAACCTGTAACTTTACAAGAAGTACTTGCAGGAAAAGATATTATACATAATGCAATATATGAAGGTCCGGGTGGTGTAAGAATTGTCCCTGCAGGACTTTCTTTATTTGGTTTAAAAGATATGAAACTTGAAAGACTTGAGGAAGTTTTAGAGGTACTTACTGAAGATATAGACATTCTTTTAATAGATGCTCCTGGCGGATTAGAAAGAGATGCTCTAGCAGCCCTAGAAGTTGCTAATGAACTAATTCTTGTTACAACCCCTGAAATTACTTCATTAAGCGATGCCCTAAAGACTAAAATAGTTGCAGAAAAGCTGGGAATCGATATACTGGGAGTAGTAATCAACAAAATGCGTACTGATAAAGCATTTTTAACAACTGATGAAATTGAAGTTATACTTAACCTACCTGTAATTTCAGTTATACCTGATGATCCTGAGCTTAACAAGGCATCTGCATCTGGAAACTCGATTTTTACTAGAAATCCAAATTCTAAAACTTCAAAAATATTAATGAATCTAAGTGCAACAGTAATTGGAGAATACACTTATGAAAATGACTTAACAAGTGAAGGAATTGTATCTAAGTTCTTCCAGAGTATTTACAGCAAATATGTAAATGTATACAAATCCTAA
- a CDS encoding nucleoside deaminase, translating into MEKHYMFMKKAIEEAKKGLKEQGIPIGAILVKNDEIIARGHNKLLQKNSVILHGEMDCIENAGRLKGVDYKECTLYTTLSPCDMCSGLILLYNIPKVVIGENKTLKGPEDYLRENGVELINLDLEECKTLMNDYISENSEIWDLELEKIK; encoded by the coding sequence ATGGAAAAACATTATATGTTCATGAAAAAAGCAATTGAAGAAGCAAAAAAAGGTTTGAAAGAACAGGGAATTCCTATCGGAGCAATTTTAGTTAAAAATGACGAAATTATTGCTCGTGGACATAATAAATTATTACAGAAGAATTCTGTGATATTGCATGGAGAAATGGACTGTATAGAAAATGCTGGAAGGTTAAAAGGAGTAGATTATAAAGAATGCACACTTTACACTACTTTGTCTCCATGTGACATGTGTTCTGGACTCATTTTGCTATATAATATTCCAAAAGTAGTAATTGGAGAAAACAAAACATTAAAAGGACCAGAGGACTATTTAAGGGAAAATGGGGTTGAATTGATTAATTTGGATTTAGAGGAATGTAAAACATTGATGAATGATTATATTAGTGAAAATAGTGAAATTTGGGACTTAGAATTAGAAAAAATAAAATAA
- a CDS encoding ATP-dependent helicase, translating into MIERQEKLYDDNEIYKLLHPWVKKWFKCNFESFTESQKYAIMDIHKGNNILISSPTGSGKTLTAFLSIISQLAMLSDMGKLEDKVYCIYISPLKALDNDIEKNLEHPLSEIEKIAGKNLGIRKAVRTGDTSQYERTKMLKKPPHILITTPETLSILLCAPKFREKLKDVGYVIIDEIHSLADNKRGVHLSLSLERLKNLAGNFTRIGLSATVSPLEKVAKYLVGYEYSEVRSCKIVEVNYLKQRDIKVLCPVEDIISSDPDEMNKNTYTLLNELIQTHKTTLIFTNTRSGTESVVFNLKKRFKDMYDDENIMAHHSSLSKELRLETEDKLKDGQLKVVVSSTSLELGIDIGYIDLVILLSSPKSVSRALQRIGRSGHKLHEKSKGRIIVVDRDDLVECSLILKNAIEGKIDEINIPENCLDVLSQQIYGMAIETKWDIDMAYDLIKKSYCYRNLSINDYLSVLSYLAGEYTDLEDRYVYAKIWVDYETNMFGKRGKLARMLYSTNIGTIPDRSSARVKCAGQVVGNVEEDFMEKLQKGDTFVLGGKIYRFNYAQGMTINVTLSSGPPSIPSWFSEQLPLSFDLALEIQRFRAIMEGKFQAIRSKEEIMDFIQEFLYVDYNAANSIYEYFKEQYLYAIIPSNKKILIEYYTGFGNRKFVVFHTCFGRRVNDALSRAVAYIIAKKHKRDVMISISDNGFYLSSEGKIGGLESFNNLNSDNIEEILINAIEKTETLAGRFRHCAGRALMILRRYKGKEKSVSRQQVKGKILLKFVRELDQDFSILKEARREVIEDFMDVKNTKRVLKMIESGQIEIKQINTNIPSPFAFNLVAQCYLDVLKYEERIEFIRRMHQAIIKKIEDK; encoded by the coding sequence ATGATAGAAAGGCAAGAAAAACTTTATGATGATAATGAAATTTATAAATTGTTACATCCGTGGGTTAAAAAATGGTTTAAATGTAACTTTGAAAGTTTTACTGAATCTCAAAAATATGCAATAATGGACATTCATAAAGGAAACAATATACTTATTTCATCCCCTACAGGATCTGGAAAAACATTAACAGCTTTTCTTTCAATTATAAGCCAGTTGGCAATGCTTTCAGATATGGGAAAATTGGAAGATAAGGTCTACTGCATTTATATTTCACCCCTAAAAGCTCTTGATAATGATATTGAAAAGAACCTTGAACATCCATTATCTGAAATTGAAAAAATTGCTGGAAAAAATCTTGGAATTAGAAAGGCAGTTCGAACTGGTGATACTAGTCAGTATGAACGGACAAAAATGCTTAAAAAACCTCCACATATTTTGATTACTACTCCTGAAACATTATCTATACTTCTTTGTGCACCTAAATTTAGGGAAAAATTAAAGGATGTTGGATATGTTATAATTGATGAAATCCATTCTCTTGCCGACAATAAAAGAGGAGTTCATCTAAGCTTAAGTTTAGAAAGATTAAAAAACTTAGCTGGGAATTTCACCAGAATAGGATTAAGTGCAACTGTTTCACCCCTTGAAAAGGTAGCTAAATATCTTGTTGGTTATGAATATAGTGAAGTAAGAAGTTGTAAAATAGTTGAAGTAAATTATTTAAAACAGCGTGATATAAAAGTTTTATGTCCTGTTGAGGATATTATAAGTTCTGATCCTGATGAAATGAATAAAAATACATATACTCTTTTAAATGAACTTATACAGACACATAAAACAACTTTAATTTTTACTAATACACGTAGTGGTACTGAAAGTGTTGTATTTAACCTAAAAAAAAGATTTAAAGATATGTATGATGATGAAAATATAATGGCACATCATTCTTCTCTTTCTAAGGAATTACGTCTTGAAACTGAGGATAAACTTAAAGATGGACAATTAAAAGTTGTTGTTTCATCAACTTCTCTTGAACTTGGAATAGATATAGGTTATATTGATTTAGTTATACTTTTAAGTTCTCCTAAATCAGTTTCAAGGGCATTACAGCGTATAGGGCGAAGCGGACATAAATTACATGAAAAATCTAAGGGAAGAATTATTGTTGTAGACCGAGATGATCTTGTTGAATGCTCTTTAATCTTAAAAAACGCTATTGAGGGCAAAATAGACGAAATAAATATTCCAGAAAACTGTTTAGATGTTTTATCCCAGCAAATCTATGGAATGGCTATTGAAACTAAATGGGATATTGATATGGCATATGATTTAATTAAAAAGAGTTATTGTTATAGAAATTTATCAATTAATGATTACCTAAGTGTATTAAGTTATTTGGCAGGAGAATACACAGATCTAGAAGATAGATATGTTTATGCAAAAATTTGGGTAGATTACGAAACCAATATGTTTGGTAAACGGGGAAAACTGGCCAGAATGCTTTATTCGACAAATATTGGAACAATTCCAGACAGATCATCAGCCCGAGTTAAATGTGCGGGACAAGTTGTAGGGAATGTAGAAGAGGATTTTATGGAGAAGCTCCAAAAAGGAGATACTTTTGTTCTTGGAGGAAAAATCTACAGATTTAATTATGCACAGGGCATGACTATTAATGTTACACTGTCATCAGGCCCTCCAAGCATACCTTCATGGTTTTCTGAACAATTACCATTGTCTTTTGACCTTGCACTTGAAATTCAGAGATTTAGAGCAATTATGGAAGGAAAATTCCAAGCTATACGCAGCAAAGAAGAAATAATGGATTTTATCCAGGAGTTTCTCTATGTTGATTATAATGCTGCAAACTCTATTTATGAATATTTTAAAGAGCAATATCTATATGCAATTATTCCAAGCAATAAAAAAATTTTAATAGAATATTATACAGGATTTGGAAACAGAAAATTTGTTGTTTTTCACACATGCTTTGGAAGAAGAGTTAACGATGCATTATCACGCGCTGTAGCATATATCATAGCCAAAAAACATAAAAGAGATGTTATGATATCAATATCAGATAATGGATTTTATTTAAGCTCTGAAGGTAAAATTGGAGGTTTAGAATCATTTAACAATCTTAATTCAGATAATATTGAAGAAATTTTAATTAATGCTATTGAAAAAACTGAAACATTAGCTGGAAGGTTTAGGCATTGTGCTGGAAGAGCTTTAATGATTTTAAGACGTTATAAAGGAAAAGAAAAGAGTGTTTCCCGTCAACAGGTTAAAGGCAAAATACTTTTAAAGTTTGTTAGGGAACTTGATCAAGATTTTTCTATACTTAAAGAAGCAAGAAGGGAAGTAATAGAAGATTTTATGGATGTTAAAAACACTAAACGTGTTTTAAAAATGATAGAAAGTGGCCAAATTGAGATTAAACAAATAAATACTAATATACCTTCACCTTTTGCGTTTAATTTAGTTGCTCAATGTTATCTGGATGTTTTAAAGTATGAAGAGAGAATTGAGTTTATAAGGAGAATGCATCAAGCCATTATTAAAAAAATTGAAGATAAATAA
- a CDS encoding alpha/beta fold hydrolase: protein MLKPQYYVVNDFKFESGDVISELKVEYAIFGNKQTDNKGNIINGVLYLHGWSGDYTSIKRIEDIIGPGKAIDTNKFFVICPTVLGSPGSSSPSNSSLGSKFPKYGIIDMVNAQFCLVNQLKIKHLKGIIGTSMGGFQAIQWAVNYPNFMDFIIPITTSSNVKGQNFAIFNLMNMFITEDPNYKDGKYDINPEIGPQNASMLLYIFGFSPAYYKTNLNDEIIESLNEMKLEGLKTDANDIVWRNEAAISFDVSEDLFKIKARTLIIGINQDQYFPPDIDTIPLFEGIKNSKIFLYDSLLGHLGSSEIKKAELAIKDFLDEIV, encoded by the coding sequence ATGTTAAAACCACAATATTATGTAGTTAATGACTTTAAATTTGAATCTGGTGATGTTATATCTGAATTAAAAGTCGAATATGCCATATTTGGCAATAAACAAACTGATAATAAAGGAAATATTATAAACGGAGTACTTTATTTACATGGCTGGTCTGGAGATTATACTTCAATTAAACGTATTGAGGATATTATAGGTCCTGGGAAAGCTATTGACACAAATAAATTTTTTGTTATCTGTCCTACAGTTTTAGGGTCACCGGGATCTTCTTCACCATCAAATTCCAGCTTAGGATCAAAATTTCCAAAATATGGTATAATAGATATGGTAAATGCACAATTTTGTCTCGTAAATCAATTAAAAATCAAACATCTAAAAGGAATTATTGGAACTTCGATGGGCGGTTTTCAGGCCATACAATGGGCAGTAAATTACCCAAACTTTATGGATTTCATCATACCTATTACAACAAGTTCTAATGTAAAAGGTCAGAATTTTGCAATCTTCAATCTAATGAATATGTTTATTACAGAAGATCCAAATTATAAAGATGGGAAATATGATATAAATCCAGAAATAGGGCCACAAAATGCATCTATGCTTTTATATATCTTTGGATTTTCACCAGCATACTATAAAACTAATTTAAATGATGAAATTATTGAATCATTGAATGAAATGAAATTAGAAGGCTTAAAAACAGATGCTAATGATATTGTATGGCGAAATGAAGCAGCTATTTCCTTTGATGTAAGTGAAGATTTGTTTAAAATTAAAGCAAGAACACTAATTATTGGAATTAATCAAGATCAATATTTTCCTCCAGACATAGATACAATACCTCTTTTTGAGGGAATAAAAAATTCCAAAATCTTTTTATATGATTCTTTATTAGGCCATTTAGGTTCAAGTGAAATTAAAAAAGCAGAACTTGCAATTAAAGATTTTTTAGATGAAATAGTTTGA
- a CDS encoding metallophosphoesterase codes for MKNNEIFGAKIIDTALQINDYLIISDIHLGYEQSLNAEGIMVPRFQYKKIIKRLKEIKNVSNATKIIINGDLKHEFGKISKQEWNEVIDFTSFLKKNFDEILLIKGNHDNFTKFIAKKSQLEVYEKYSVENYLIIHGDKIPKGYNKIKEETIIIGHEHPSISIRNVERVEKIKCFLKGKLNGKNLIVMPSFNFITEGSDVMHEKTISPFLDADSLEDFEVIAVEYFEILYFGKIKDLIKIKDKFI; via the coding sequence ATGAAAAACAACGAAATCTTTGGCGCGAAAATTATAGACACTGCTCTTCAAATCAATGATTATTTGATTATCTCTGACATTCATTTAGGTTATGAGCAATCATTAAACGCAGAAGGAATCATGGTTCCCAGATTTCAGTATAAAAAGATAATAAAAAGACTTAAAGAAATAAAAAATGTTTCAAATGCTACAAAAATCATTATAAACGGTGATTTAAAACATGAATTTGGTAAAATAAGTAAACAAGAATGGAATGAAGTAATAGATTTTACTTCATTTCTTAAAAAAAATTTTGATGAAATATTGCTAATTAAAGGTAATCATGATAATTTTACGAAGTTTATAGCTAAAAAAAGTCAATTAGAAGTCTACGAAAAGTACTCTGTAGAAAATTATCTTATAATTCATGGAGATAAAATTCCTAAAGGTTATAATAAAATTAAAGAAGAAACAATTATAATAGGTCATGAACACCCTAGTATTAGCATTAGAAATGTAGAACGCGTTGAAAAGATTAAATGCTTCTTAAAAGGGAAATTAAATGGTAAAAATTTGATTGTTATGCCGTCTTTTAATTTTATAACTGAAGGGTCAGATGTAATGCATGAAAAAACTATTTCTCCATTTTTAGATGCTGATAGTCTTGAAGATTTTGAAGTAATTGCTGTTGAATATTTTGAAATATTATATTTTGGAAAAATAAAGGATTTAATTAAAATTAAAGATAAATTCATCTAA